From the genome of Cynocephalus volans isolate mCynVol1 chromosome 14, mCynVol1.pri, whole genome shotgun sequence, one region includes:
- the MRPL19 gene encoding large ribosomal subunit protein bL19m — translation MAACVVGGCGVPMGLAQRFQAARTLLRASASVACRVGAAPGRQLSTGPSEPGAFQPPPKPVIVDKRHPSAPERRFLSPEFIPPRGRTNPLKFQIERKDMLERRKVLNIPEFYVGSILRVTTADPYASGKVSQFLGICIQRSGKGLGATFILRNIIEGQGIEICFELYNPRIQEIQVVKLEKRLDDSLLYLRDALPEYSTFDVNMKPVAQEPSQEVPVNKLKVKMKPKPWSKRWERPNFNLKGIRFDLCLTEEQMKEAQKWSKPWLEFDMMREYDTSKIEAAIWDEIEASKKS, via the exons ATGGCGGCCTGCGTTGTAGGGGGCTGCGGGGTCCCAATGGGCCTGGCCCAGCGCTTCCAAGCCGCCAGGACACTACTCCGTGCGTCGGCCTCTGTCGCCTGCC GGGTCGGCGCGGCGCCGGGCCGGCAGCTGAGCACGGGGCCTTCCGAGCCTGGCGCGTTCCAGCCGCCGCCGAAACCGGTCATCGTGGACAAGCGCCACCCCTCGGCCCCGGAAAGGAG gtTCTTGAGTCCTGAATTCATTCCTCCAAGGGGAAGAACAAATCCTCTGAAAtttcaaatagaaagaaaagatatgTTAGAAAGGAGAAAAGTACTCAACATTCCAGAGTTCTATGTTG GAAGCATACTTCGTGTTACTACAGCTGACCCATATGCCAGTGGAAAAGTCAGTCAGTTTCTGGGAATTTGCATCCAGAGATCAGGAAAAGGACTTGGAGCTACTTTTATCCTTAGGAATATTATTGAAGGACAAG gtATTGAGATTTGCTTTGAACTTTATAATCCTCGAATCCAGGAGATCCAAGTGGTCAAATTAGAGAAACGGCTGGATGATAGCTTGCTATACTTACGAGATGCTCTTCCTGAATATAGCACTTTTGATGTGAATATGAAGCCAGTAGCACAAGAGCCTAGCCAAGAAGTTCCTGTTAATAAG CTGAAAGTAAAAATGAAGCCCAAGCCCTGGTCCAAACGCTGGGAACGTCCGAATTTTAATCTTAAAGGAATCAGATTTGATCTTTGTTTAACTgaagaacaaatgaaagaagCTCAGAAGTGGAGTAAACCTTGGCTTGAGTTTGATATGATGAGGGAATATGATACTTCAAAAATTGAAGCTGCAATATGGGATGAAATTGAAGCATCGAAAAAGTCCTGA